The Methanosarcina acetivorans C2A genome includes the window CCCAGGGAAGAAAAAACGACTCTGGACCTGTATGGGTATTTTCATGCCTTCCGTCAAGTACCCGAAGTTCTCCTTTAAGTCTCTCAAGCTCCTTCCTGAGCTTTTCAATTTGATCTGGCACCTGAGAGCTTTGGTACTTTGAATTATCACAGGGCATTCAAATCACCATCCTGAAAACCTTCGTCCACGCAACGGATTTACCATCAGAAAACGCTGACAACTGGATCTTTTCTGCAGGCACGCGGACAAAAATTACAGGATCTATAGGGTCCGCAGGATCTTCTTCTGAATGGACACAAAAAAGATACTCTCCACCTGCCTCCGTCAAAGCTTCGTGCTGTGCTTCCTTAAAGAAAAATCTACCAGACCTGCATTGGGTATTGGGATGACTGCGATCTATTGCAGACTCAACGCATGACTTAATCTCAAGGTGCTTTCCCTTGTATTTTGCATCGAATTTACCATCCCCGAAGACAACTCCTGGAAGAAGCCTCATAACAAGCTTTTCGATTTTTTTCCCATTCCTGGAGGCCCGGGTGTTCGGTTCTATTGATGCCGCTTTCACGATTCCACCCCGACCCAGTTTAGTCCAGGTTTCCGGGTGATGATCACCCCTGGGGATTTCGGAATGAAATCCGGATCCAAAAAAGAAGGAAGGGTCATTTCAAACCCCCTGCAAAACCGTTTGCCTTGCAGCCCTTTCTTTTCCCAGGATCTCCAGATCAGAGATGTCTATCCTGAGCTTCCAGACCGACAGCTCATATCCGCACTTTGGGCACCGCACATATGGCCACTGTGGCTTTGAATATCCTTTCAGGTGCCAGCCACCGTCGTGGTCATAGGAGCGCAACTCTCCGTTTTTCAAAGGTTCTCCGCAGCTGCAGGTCTTCCTCTCGCTCTGAAGCACCCTTTCCCAGAGCTTTTTCTGAGTATACCTGGCAAGCCCCGGATACGTAATACTACAGGGCTCAGGGTGCTGCTCCTCTTTCTCGTCTTCCTGCCGGACTTTTGCCCAGCACACCG containing:
- a CDS encoding DUF6011 domain-containing protein — its product is MSEELQNIKAATCDGQSFTQSGSISLPDLNLSIGDLGGGIMTGETPSKTCRRCHRALKDAANIKRGYGPVCWAKVRQEDEKEEQHPEPCSITYPGLARYTQKKLWERVLQSERKTCSCGEPLKNGELRSYDHDGGWHLKGYSKPQWPYVRCPKCGYELSVWKLRIDISDLEILGKERAARQTVLQGV